One window of Pyrus communis chromosome 12, drPyrComm1.1, whole genome shotgun sequence genomic DNA carries:
- the LOC137709673 gene encoding heavy metal-associated isoprenylated plant protein 30-like: MANLLNRTFGSFISSIACYSYFNNNDHHHHHHHHYQSFINNKKIKHSMPRGRPLSLQTVELKVRMCCTGCERVVKNAIFKLRGIDSVDVNLPLEKVTVIGYVDRNKVLKAVRRAGKRTEFWPYSNPPLYFTSSNDYFKDTTNEFKESYNYYRHGYNVGDKHGTIPVTQRGDDKVSNMFNDDNVNACCLM; this comes from the exons ATGGCAAACCTACTAAACAGAACATTTGGCTCTTTCATATCTTCCATTGCATGCTACTCTTACTTTAACAACAACgatcatcaccaccaccaccaccatcactacCAAAGCTTCATCAACAATAAGAAAATCAAACACAGCATGCCAAGGGGTCGGCCGCTTTCGCTACAG ACTGTGGAGCTCAAAGTCAGGATGTGCTGCACTGGCTGTGAAAGAGTGGTGAAAAATGCCATTTTCAAGCTCAGAG GGATTGATTCTGTGGATGTGAATCTACCATTGGAAAAGGTGACAGTAATTGGGTACGTTGATCGCAACAAAGTCCTCAAGGCAGTGAGGAGGGCTGGAAAAAGGACCGAGTTCTGGCCCTACTCCAACCCTCCATTGTACTTCACATCTTCAAATGACTATTTTAAGGACACAACCAATGAATTCAAAGAGAGCTACAACTACTATAGGCATGGCTACAATGTTGGGGACAAACATGGGACCATTCCAGTGACTCAAAGGGGAGATGACAAAGTTAGCAACATGTTCAATGATGATAATGTCAATGCGTGTTGCCTTATGTAA
- the LOC137710744 gene encoding uncharacterized protein isoform X1, which produces MEGDDHGRRASSAAKPSRLSPLAEPFSSNRSNTALPPLHTLTSVDPCASMPKLLSGINLEDDPFQLASVFSHDLLDFGENSCFSDYPSANGSSDFGFIPSAANESLLDYTEHSSFGHSQASLSSNKSAALAYETLLELGKPAVTGSKPYVDNSEIVRGKFSDLNIGRDNQLDAGLFSFSAVNSAKSPAFHSPKHNAFPAVVLEPSITSTTVAPLYPVLSKNVDFKGNCSVNNYMDLHHLLSGEGKGIHRDESPIDKGNEGRAGKALSSEGIGSLLLEKSDPLITLINTSDDFSSEHLGVKEDVSLVRKLDENDSDLDSPCWKGTLASWQSPFGVSSLSSDSVENEQETRNSLNPLAPHFFPRHAKTVVNYHVSECVEDDFSSFQKSESSAVVSFSKGHEPVDESGSKSSISVYGIADQPSNDNHQVESAYALPNSECGSVLNAPVGPSKLLSTRPKIDVPTILNVMHEMSEMLVQNCANDLDSLNEYTPDVIQHIINNLSMIQPRAGGKTPISDITLMSTPYCPNKSTELQQCSNTGFQLTRTNALAALHELDYQKCYKGRKVNSHVFTERTLDSCPSRSGIDTEKSNDIIQMQVMGNTLRGNHLNSEELDPEALVYKKLWLEAEAELRSLKYETCVLYTQVEMGGRKLDKYKVSGKLLARDIH; this is translated from the exons ATGGAGGGGGATGATCATGGAAGGAGAGCTTCATCTGCTGCAAAACCATCGCGTTTGTCCCCTTTAGCTGAGCCCTTTTCGTCGAACCGCTCCAATACTGCCCTTCCCCCCTTGCATACATTGACTTCAGTTGACCCCTGTGCTTCCATGCCCAAACTCTTGTCTGGTATCAACTTGGAAGATGATCCATTTCAATTGGCGTCCGTCTTTTCCCATGATCTCCTTGATTTTGGTGAGAATTCTTGTTTTTCGGATTACCCATCTGCTAATGGTAGCTCGGATTTTGGTTTTATACCCTCTGCCGCGAATGAGTCCCTGCTCGATTACACAGAGCATTCATCATTTGGGCACAGCCAAGCCAGTCTCTCCAGTAACAAGAGTGCTGCATTGGCTTACGAAACTTTGCTTGAACTAG GAAAGCCTGCTGTTACGGGATCGAAGCCCTATGTTGACAATTCTGAAATTGTTCgtggaaaatttagtgatttgAATATTGGAAGAGACAATCAATTAGATGCTGGATTATTCTCTTTTTCAGCGGTTAATTCAG CTAAATCTCCGGCTTTCCATTCACCTAAACATAATGCTTTTCCAGCTGTGGTCCTTGAGCCGTCAATTACCAGCACAACAGTTGCTCCCTTGTATCCCGTATTGTCAAAGAATGTGGATTTTAAAGGCAATTGTTCTGTGAACAATTATATGGATCTTCATCACCTACTCTCTGGTGAAGGCAAAGGGATCCACCGTGATGAAAGTCCCATAGATAAAGGAAACGAAGGGAGGGCTGGCAAAGCTCTTTCTAGTGAGGGTATTGGTTCATTACTATTGGAAAAATCTGATCCACTAATTACTTTGATCAATACTTCTGATGATTTCAGCTCGGAACATCTTGGAGTCAAAGAAGATGTTTCTCTTGTGAGAAAATTAGACGAGAATGACTCTGATTTGGACTCACCTTGTTGGAAAGGAACCTTGGCTTCTTGGCAATCCCCATTTGGAGTTTCAAGTTTGAGTTCAGACTCTGTTGAAAATGAACAAGAAACGCGTAATAGTTTGAATCCACTGGCACCGCATTTTTTTCCTCGTCATGCTAAAACAGTAGTAAATTATCATGTAAGTGAGTGCGTAGAAGATGATTTCTCATCTTTCCAAAAGAGTGAATCTTCAGCTGTTGTTTCATTCTCCAAAGGGCATGAACCAGTTGATGAATCAGGATCAAAGTCTTCCATATCGGTTTATGGAATTGCTGATCAGCCTTCCAATGACAACCATCAAGTGGAAAGCGCTTATGCCCTGCCTAACTCAGAATGTGGCTCTGTGCTTAATGCACCTGTGGGACCATCCAAGTTGCTGTCTACTCGTCCAAAAATAGATGTCCCAACAATACTTAATGTCATGCATGAAATGTCAGAAATGCTTGTACAAAATTGTGCAAATGATTTAGATTCACTGAACGAATATACGCCTGATGTGATCCAGCATATAATCAATAATCTTTCCATGATCCAACCGAGGGCCGGAGGAAAGACTCCAATCTCTGATATAACTCTTATGAGCACTCCGTACTGTCCTAATAAATCAACAGAGCTTCAACAG TGCTCAAACACGGGGTTTCAATTAACAAGGACAAATGCTTTGGCTGCTCTGCATGAGCTTGATTACCAGAAGTGCTACAAGGGGCGCAAGGTTAATTCTCATGTTTTTACTGAGAGAACGTTGGATTCCTGTCCTTCACGTAGTGGCATTGACACTGAGAAGAGCAATGACATCATTCAG ATGCAGGTTATGGGCAACACGTTGAGAGGCAATCATCTGAACAGTGAAGAGTTAGATCCAGAAGCTCtagtatataaaaaattatggcTCGAGGCTGAAGCAGAATTACGTTCCCTGAAGTATGAAACTTGTGTCTTATACACGCAAGTGGAAATGGGCGGCCGCAAATTAGACAAATATAAG GTGTCAGGCAAGCTATTAGCAAGAGACATACACTAG
- the LOC137710744 gene encoding uncharacterized protein isoform X2, with translation MEGDDHGRRASSAAKPSRLSPLAEPFSSNRSNTALPPLHTLTSVDPCASMPKLLSGINLEDDPFQLASVFSHDLLDFGENSCFSDYPSANGSSDFGFIPSAANESLLDYTEHSSFGHSQASLSSNKSAALAYETLLELGKPAVTGSKPYVDNSEIVRGKFSDLNIGRDNQLDAGLFSFSAVNSAKSPAFHSPKHNAFPAVVLEPSITSTTVAPLYPVLSKNVDFKGNCSVNNYMDLHHLLSGEGKGIHRDESPIDKGNEGRAGKALSSEGIGSLLLEKSDPLITLINTSDDFSSEHLGVKEDVSLVRKLDENDSDLDSPCWKGTLASWQSPFGVSSLSSDSVENEQETRNSLNPLAPHFFPRHAKTVVNYHVSECVEDDFSSFQKSESSAVVSFSKGHEPVDESGSKSSISVYGIADQPSNDNHQVESAYALPNSECGSVLNAPVGPSKLLSTRPKIDVPTILNVMHEMSEMLVQNCANDLDSLNEYTPDVIQHIINNLSMIQPRAGGKTPISDITLMSTPYCPNKSTELQQCSNTGFQLTRTNALAALHELDYQKCYKGRKVNSHVFTERTLDSCPSRSGIDTEKSNDIIQVMGNTLRGNHLNSEELDPEALVYKKLWLEAEAELRSLKYETCVLYTQVEMGGRKLDKYKVSGKLLARDIH, from the exons ATGGAGGGGGATGATCATGGAAGGAGAGCTTCATCTGCTGCAAAACCATCGCGTTTGTCCCCTTTAGCTGAGCCCTTTTCGTCGAACCGCTCCAATACTGCCCTTCCCCCCTTGCATACATTGACTTCAGTTGACCCCTGTGCTTCCATGCCCAAACTCTTGTCTGGTATCAACTTGGAAGATGATCCATTTCAATTGGCGTCCGTCTTTTCCCATGATCTCCTTGATTTTGGTGAGAATTCTTGTTTTTCGGATTACCCATCTGCTAATGGTAGCTCGGATTTTGGTTTTATACCCTCTGCCGCGAATGAGTCCCTGCTCGATTACACAGAGCATTCATCATTTGGGCACAGCCAAGCCAGTCTCTCCAGTAACAAGAGTGCTGCATTGGCTTACGAAACTTTGCTTGAACTAG GAAAGCCTGCTGTTACGGGATCGAAGCCCTATGTTGACAATTCTGAAATTGTTCgtggaaaatttagtgatttgAATATTGGAAGAGACAATCAATTAGATGCTGGATTATTCTCTTTTTCAGCGGTTAATTCAG CTAAATCTCCGGCTTTCCATTCACCTAAACATAATGCTTTTCCAGCTGTGGTCCTTGAGCCGTCAATTACCAGCACAACAGTTGCTCCCTTGTATCCCGTATTGTCAAAGAATGTGGATTTTAAAGGCAATTGTTCTGTGAACAATTATATGGATCTTCATCACCTACTCTCTGGTGAAGGCAAAGGGATCCACCGTGATGAAAGTCCCATAGATAAAGGAAACGAAGGGAGGGCTGGCAAAGCTCTTTCTAGTGAGGGTATTGGTTCATTACTATTGGAAAAATCTGATCCACTAATTACTTTGATCAATACTTCTGATGATTTCAGCTCGGAACATCTTGGAGTCAAAGAAGATGTTTCTCTTGTGAGAAAATTAGACGAGAATGACTCTGATTTGGACTCACCTTGTTGGAAAGGAACCTTGGCTTCTTGGCAATCCCCATTTGGAGTTTCAAGTTTGAGTTCAGACTCTGTTGAAAATGAACAAGAAACGCGTAATAGTTTGAATCCACTGGCACCGCATTTTTTTCCTCGTCATGCTAAAACAGTAGTAAATTATCATGTAAGTGAGTGCGTAGAAGATGATTTCTCATCTTTCCAAAAGAGTGAATCTTCAGCTGTTGTTTCATTCTCCAAAGGGCATGAACCAGTTGATGAATCAGGATCAAAGTCTTCCATATCGGTTTATGGAATTGCTGATCAGCCTTCCAATGACAACCATCAAGTGGAAAGCGCTTATGCCCTGCCTAACTCAGAATGTGGCTCTGTGCTTAATGCACCTGTGGGACCATCCAAGTTGCTGTCTACTCGTCCAAAAATAGATGTCCCAACAATACTTAATGTCATGCATGAAATGTCAGAAATGCTTGTACAAAATTGTGCAAATGATTTAGATTCACTGAACGAATATACGCCTGATGTGATCCAGCATATAATCAATAATCTTTCCATGATCCAACCGAGGGCCGGAGGAAAGACTCCAATCTCTGATATAACTCTTATGAGCACTCCGTACTGTCCTAATAAATCAACAGAGCTTCAACAG TGCTCAAACACGGGGTTTCAATTAACAAGGACAAATGCTTTGGCTGCTCTGCATGAGCTTGATTACCAGAAGTGCTACAAGGGGCGCAAGGTTAATTCTCATGTTTTTACTGAGAGAACGTTGGATTCCTGTCCTTCACGTAGTGGCATTGACACTGAGAAGAGCAATGACATCATTCAG GTTATGGGCAACACGTTGAGAGGCAATCATCTGAACAGTGAAGAGTTAGATCCAGAAGCTCtagtatataaaaaattatggcTCGAGGCTGAAGCAGAATTACGTTCCCTGAAGTATGAAACTTGTGTCTTATACACGCAAGTGGAAATGGGCGGCCGCAAATTAGACAAATATAAG GTGTCAGGCAAGCTATTAGCAAGAGACATACACTAG
- the LOC137710744 gene encoding uncharacterized protein isoform X3, translating into MEGDDHGRRASSAAKPSRLSPLAEPFSSNRSNTALPPLHTLTSVDPCASMPKLLSGINLEDDPFQLASVFSHDLLDFEHSSFGHSQASLSSNKSAALAYETLLELGKPAVTGSKPYVDNSEIVRGKFSDLNIGRDNQLDAGLFSFSAVNSAKSPAFHSPKHNAFPAVVLEPSITSTTVAPLYPVLSKNVDFKGNCSVNNYMDLHHLLSGEGKGIHRDESPIDKGNEGRAGKALSSEGIGSLLLEKSDPLITLINTSDDFSSEHLGVKEDVSLVRKLDENDSDLDSPCWKGTLASWQSPFGVSSLSSDSVENEQETRNSLNPLAPHFFPRHAKTVVNYHVSECVEDDFSSFQKSESSAVVSFSKGHEPVDESGSKSSISVYGIADQPSNDNHQVESAYALPNSECGSVLNAPVGPSKLLSTRPKIDVPTILNVMHEMSEMLVQNCANDLDSLNEYTPDVIQHIINNLSMIQPRAGGKTPISDITLMSTPYCPNKSTELQQCSNTGFQLTRTNALAALHELDYQKCYKGRKVNSHVFTERTLDSCPSRSGIDTEKSNDIIQMQVMGNTLRGNHLNSEELDPEALVYKKLWLEAEAELRSLKYETCVLYTQVEMGGRKLDKYKVSGKLLARDIH; encoded by the exons ATGGAGGGGGATGATCATGGAAGGAGAGCTTCATCTGCTGCAAAACCATCGCGTTTGTCCCCTTTAGCTGAGCCCTTTTCGTCGAACCGCTCCAATACTGCCCTTCCCCCCTTGCATACATTGACTTCAGTTGACCCCTGTGCTTCCATGCCCAAACTCTTGTCTGGTATCAACTTGGAAGATGATCCATTTCAATTGGCGTCCGTCTTTTCCCATGATCTCCTTGATTTTG AGCATTCATCATTTGGGCACAGCCAAGCCAGTCTCTCCAGTAACAAGAGTGCTGCATTGGCTTACGAAACTTTGCTTGAACTAG GAAAGCCTGCTGTTACGGGATCGAAGCCCTATGTTGACAATTCTGAAATTGTTCgtggaaaatttagtgatttgAATATTGGAAGAGACAATCAATTAGATGCTGGATTATTCTCTTTTTCAGCGGTTAATTCAG CTAAATCTCCGGCTTTCCATTCACCTAAACATAATGCTTTTCCAGCTGTGGTCCTTGAGCCGTCAATTACCAGCACAACAGTTGCTCCCTTGTATCCCGTATTGTCAAAGAATGTGGATTTTAAAGGCAATTGTTCTGTGAACAATTATATGGATCTTCATCACCTACTCTCTGGTGAAGGCAAAGGGATCCACCGTGATGAAAGTCCCATAGATAAAGGAAACGAAGGGAGGGCTGGCAAAGCTCTTTCTAGTGAGGGTATTGGTTCATTACTATTGGAAAAATCTGATCCACTAATTACTTTGATCAATACTTCTGATGATTTCAGCTCGGAACATCTTGGAGTCAAAGAAGATGTTTCTCTTGTGAGAAAATTAGACGAGAATGACTCTGATTTGGACTCACCTTGTTGGAAAGGAACCTTGGCTTCTTGGCAATCCCCATTTGGAGTTTCAAGTTTGAGTTCAGACTCTGTTGAAAATGAACAAGAAACGCGTAATAGTTTGAATCCACTGGCACCGCATTTTTTTCCTCGTCATGCTAAAACAGTAGTAAATTATCATGTAAGTGAGTGCGTAGAAGATGATTTCTCATCTTTCCAAAAGAGTGAATCTTCAGCTGTTGTTTCATTCTCCAAAGGGCATGAACCAGTTGATGAATCAGGATCAAAGTCTTCCATATCGGTTTATGGAATTGCTGATCAGCCTTCCAATGACAACCATCAAGTGGAAAGCGCTTATGCCCTGCCTAACTCAGAATGTGGCTCTGTGCTTAATGCACCTGTGGGACCATCCAAGTTGCTGTCTACTCGTCCAAAAATAGATGTCCCAACAATACTTAATGTCATGCATGAAATGTCAGAAATGCTTGTACAAAATTGTGCAAATGATTTAGATTCACTGAACGAATATACGCCTGATGTGATCCAGCATATAATCAATAATCTTTCCATGATCCAACCGAGGGCCGGAGGAAAGACTCCAATCTCTGATATAACTCTTATGAGCACTCCGTACTGTCCTAATAAATCAACAGAGCTTCAACAG TGCTCAAACACGGGGTTTCAATTAACAAGGACAAATGCTTTGGCTGCTCTGCATGAGCTTGATTACCAGAAGTGCTACAAGGGGCGCAAGGTTAATTCTCATGTTTTTACTGAGAGAACGTTGGATTCCTGTCCTTCACGTAGTGGCATTGACACTGAGAAGAGCAATGACATCATTCAG ATGCAGGTTATGGGCAACACGTTGAGAGGCAATCATCTGAACAGTGAAGAGTTAGATCCAGAAGCTCtagtatataaaaaattatggcTCGAGGCTGAAGCAGAATTACGTTCCCTGAAGTATGAAACTTGTGTCTTATACACGCAAGTGGAAATGGGCGGCCGCAAATTAGACAAATATAAG GTGTCAGGCAAGCTATTAGCAAGAGACATACACTAG